One part of the Bradyrhizobium sp. CB1650 genome encodes these proteins:
- a CDS encoding class I SAM-dependent methyltransferase, which produces MTGVFNEAYASAYDAMYADKSNAAECDAVVSLFRKCGDRKISRLLDLGCGTGRHAIELAGRGFDVTGVDFSEAMLARARERAPGKGTLDFAQGDARSYRSAKPFDAVLMNFNVLGYMSSNQDFTAALATARANLRAGGVFVADFWYGPAVVIDPPGERLREITAGDSKILRCSRGTHEPDRQCISIAIRVIEVQQGQIRADSEEVHTMRYFFPLELELALQSHGFRLAALTGYPDIEKPASASEWLAALCAVAI; this is translated from the coding sequence ATGACCGGCGTATTTAACGAAGCCTACGCGTCCGCCTACGATGCCATGTATGCGGACAAGAGCAACGCTGCGGAATGTGACGCGGTGGTCTCCCTGTTCCGCAAATGCGGCGACAGAAAGATCTCGCGCCTCCTCGATCTCGGCTGCGGCACCGGCAGGCACGCGATCGAATTAGCGGGGCGCGGCTTCGACGTGACCGGCGTGGATTTCTCCGAGGCCATGCTGGCACGGGCGCGCGAGCGGGCGCCGGGCAAGGGGACGCTGGATTTCGCGCAGGGTGATGCACGAAGCTATCGATCCGCCAAGCCGTTCGATGCAGTGCTGATGAATTTCAACGTGCTCGGCTACATGAGCAGCAATCAGGACTTCACCGCGGCGCTCGCCACTGCGCGCGCGAACCTGCGCGCGGGCGGCGTTTTCGTCGCGGACTTCTGGTACGGCCCGGCCGTGGTGATCGATCCACCGGGCGAGCGCCTGCGTGAAATCACCGCCGGTGACAGCAAGATCCTGCGCTGCTCGCGCGGCACGCATGAGCCGGACAGACAATGCATCAGCATCGCTATCCGCGTGATCGAGGTGCAGCAGGGGCAAATTCGCGCCGATAGCGAGGAAGTCCATACCATGCGCTATTTCTTCCCGCTCGAGCTCGAGCTGGCGCTGCAATCGCACGGCTTCCGGCTCGCGGCGCTGACTGGCTATCCCGACATCGAAAAGCCGGCGAGCGCGAGCGAGTGGCTGGCGGCGCTCTGCGCAGTCGCGATCTAG
- a CDS encoding glycosyltransferase family 1 protein: MKIGLCVIDMPASLGGGYVFRESLAQAALANPGRHTIELVKARPRQPKFDQSSIGASLGKAVRRGGVASVLNPAFLKTGVRKVARKVLRSGGGSGSVEPQVRSYVDWAIEQKLTWPNPDVVRDFDADVRDRNFDLLWFNNIEPIHIGVPYIYNVFDLQHRVQPWFPEVSDKGQYRLREGSYSEAVRRAAFVVTSSEETREQVSLFYGVPSDRIRVIPFPTPQPATDAAAVPPKMSEAELRAKHGIKGPYLFYPAQFWPHKNHINLLRGLKVLREKHGLEHSMVFTGADHGNADFVKAEARSLGLADKVHFAGFISYDEVAALYRHAFAMTYVTFFGPDNLPPLEAFAFGCPVVLSDIPGIEKLFEDAVVPVNHRDPSSIAAGVKRLVDDPAERARRVEKGKLIAARNSMPNYVTQVQALFDEFESVRRCWP; encoded by the coding sequence ATGAAGATCGGTCTTTGCGTCATCGACATGCCGGCCTCGCTCGGCGGCGGCTACGTGTTCCGCGAAAGCCTGGCGCAGGCGGCGCTAGCGAATCCGGGCCGGCACACGATCGAACTGGTGAAGGCGCGGCCGCGCCAGCCGAAATTCGACCAGAGCTCGATCGGCGCTTCGCTCGGCAAGGCGGTGCGGCGAGGGGGCGTCGCCTCCGTCCTCAATCCCGCTTTTCTCAAGACTGGTGTCCGCAAGGTGGCGCGCAAGGTGCTTCGATCAGGCGGCGGGTCAGGCTCCGTCGAACCGCAGGTTCGCTCCTATGTCGATTGGGCCATCGAACAGAAATTGACCTGGCCAAATCCGGACGTCGTGCGCGATTTCGACGCCGATGTCCGCGACCGGAATTTCGACCTGCTCTGGTTCAACAATATCGAGCCGATCCACATCGGCGTTCCCTACATTTACAACGTATTCGATCTGCAGCACCGGGTGCAGCCGTGGTTTCCCGAAGTTAGCGACAAGGGCCAATACCGGCTCCGCGAAGGCAGCTATTCGGAAGCCGTGCGCCGCGCCGCCTTCGTCGTCACCTCGTCCGAGGAAACCAGGGAGCAGGTGAGCCTGTTCTATGGCGTGCCATCCGACCGCATTCGCGTGATCCCTTTCCCGACGCCGCAGCCGGCGACCGATGCGGCCGCTGTGCCGCCGAAGATGAGCGAGGCGGAGCTCCGCGCAAAGCACGGAATCAAGGGGCCTTATCTGTTCTATCCGGCGCAGTTCTGGCCGCACAAGAACCACATCAACCTGCTGCGCGGGCTGAAGGTGCTGCGCGAGAAGCATGGGCTCGAGCATTCCATGGTCTTCACGGGCGCCGACCATGGCAATGCCGACTTCGTCAAGGCGGAGGCACGATCGCTCGGGTTGGCCGACAAGGTTCATTTCGCCGGCTTCATTTCCTATGACGAGGTTGCCGCACTCTACCGGCATGCCTTTGCCATGACGTATGTGACCTTCTTCGGGCCCGACAATCTGCCGCCGCTGGAAGCGTTCGCGTTCGGATGTCCCGTCGTGCTGTCCGACATCCCCGGCATCGAAAAGCTGTTCGAGGATGCCGTCGTGCCGGTCAACCATCGCGATCCCTCCTCGATTGCAGCCGGTGTCAAGAGGCTGGTTGACGATCCCGCCGAACGCGCGCGGCGAGTGGAGAAGGGCAAACTCATTGCCGCTCGCAATTCGATGCCGAATTACGTCACGCAAGTTCAGGCATTGTTTGATGAATTCGAATCGGTCCGTCGTTGCTGGCCGTAG
- a CDS encoding glycosyltransferase: MRVMIISTDYGPFLRTLYNPNPSLLGRLLGRKSALQGASYKQQLDTRNDTLFAGSDFYSRNFVALGHEAAEFHVNNGALQSAWLRERGQQVGPRPAVASPLRSPIEPSNIDLEEIIVSQAREMKPDIILNQAVSEVESRVLERLKPYCRLIVGQIASPYPENEPYTAYDLMISSLPNFVNYYRKRGLAAEPNLLGFEPGVLEEVKVAERDVSLSFVGSITSDHGSRYDLVDRLVRATDIQIWGRLVSVPSSSPIMKRYRGEAWGRGMFGVLGRSKITVNQHIDIAENYANNMRLFEATGMGALLITDWKDNIADLFEPGKEVVCYKSVDECIELIDYYSRHEAERAAIAAAGQRRTLQSHSYAQVVADQVRIFEHYLAAKAA; this comes from the coding sequence ATGCGCGTCATGATCATCAGTACCGACTACGGCCCGTTTCTGCGGACGCTGTACAATCCGAATCCATCCTTGCTCGGCCGGCTGCTCGGCCGCAAATCCGCGCTGCAGGGTGCGTCGTACAAGCAGCAGCTTGATACACGCAACGACACGCTGTTTGCCGGATCGGATTTCTATTCGCGGAATTTTGTTGCGCTCGGGCACGAGGCGGCGGAGTTCCATGTCAACAACGGCGCCCTGCAGTCGGCCTGGCTCCGGGAGCGAGGGCAGCAGGTCGGGCCGCGTCCAGCCGTTGCGAGCCCGCTGCGTTCGCCGATTGAGCCGAGCAACATCGATCTCGAGGAGATCATCGTCAGCCAGGCGCGCGAGATGAAGCCCGACATCATCCTCAACCAGGCGGTGAGCGAAGTCGAAAGCCGGGTGCTGGAGCGCCTCAAGCCGTATTGCAGATTGATCGTGGGCCAGATCGCCTCACCCTATCCGGAGAATGAGCCGTATACGGCCTACGATCTGATGATCTCCTCGCTGCCAAATTTCGTGAACTATTACCGCAAGCGTGGGCTCGCCGCCGAGCCGAACCTCTTGGGATTTGAACCTGGAGTTCTGGAAGAGGTGAAGGTCGCCGAACGCGACGTGTCGCTGTCCTTTGTCGGTAGCATCACCTCGGATCATGGCTCCCGCTACGATTTGGTCGACCGGTTGGTGCGCGCGACCGATATCCAGATTTGGGGCCGTCTGGTATCGGTCCCTTCGAGCTCGCCGATCATGAAGCGATATCGAGGCGAGGCCTGGGGCCGCGGCATGTTCGGCGTGCTGGGCCGCTCCAAGATCACCGTCAACCAGCACATCGACATCGCCGAAAACTACGCCAACAACATGCGCCTGTTCGAGGCCACCGGCATGGGGGCGCTGCTGATCACCGACTGGAAAGACAACATCGCCGACCTATTCGAGCCCGGCAAGGAAGTCGTCTGCTACAAATCGGTCGACGAATGCATCGAGCTGATCGACTATTACTCTCGCCACGAGGCGGAGCGGGCAGCGATCGCGGCGGCCGGACAACGCCGCACCCTGCAAAGCCATTCCTACGCGCAAGTGGTTGCCGATCAGGTCCGCATCTTCGAGCACTATCTGGCGGCCAAGGCCGCATAG
- a CDS encoding class I SAM-dependent methyltransferase, with amino-acid sequence MLREEDLPTLYSRYYPRRNVDLKAIKREADAVLAAGAEHKRHREGSDNQGQYLVKPGQKVLDIGCGSCVSLIEVRNLGGKAWGIETDPNVGAIADHFGLDVHIGSIHDEPFPGEDFDLIVLNQVIEHVPDPIALLKLVRRRLRPDGKVVLAFPNTASLNKRVTGRRWINWHIPYHLHHYNKRSFTLIAEQAGYGVASMQTITPNVWTILQMQALLRPASEQQAAAWGDSTTATAAEAPVTVKKHLVSIAHAIIGPFNRIMDQMGLGDSLLVKLRPK; translated from the coding sequence ATGCTTCGCGAAGAGGATCTTCCCACGCTCTACAGCCGCTATTACCCGAGGCGGAACGTCGACCTCAAAGCGATCAAGCGCGAGGCCGACGCCGTTCTCGCCGCAGGTGCCGAACACAAAAGGCATCGCGAGGGCTCCGACAATCAGGGGCAGTATCTGGTCAAGCCGGGGCAGAAGGTGCTGGATATCGGTTGCGGTTCCTGCGTGTCGCTGATCGAAGTGCGCAATCTCGGTGGCAAGGCCTGGGGAATCGAGACCGATCCCAATGTAGGCGCCATCGCCGATCATTTCGGCCTCGATGTGCATATCGGCAGCATCCATGACGAGCCGTTTCCGGGCGAGGATTTCGATCTGATCGTGCTCAACCAGGTCATCGAGCACGTACCTGATCCAATCGCGCTGCTGAAGCTGGTACGTCGACGGCTTCGTCCGGACGGCAAGGTGGTGCTGGCCTTCCCCAACACAGCATCTCTTAACAAGCGGGTTACCGGACGCCGCTGGATCAACTGGCACATTCCGTATCATTTGCACCATTACAACAAGCGGTCCTTCACGCTGATTGCAGAGCAGGCGGGTTATGGCGTGGCGAGCATGCAAACAATCACGCCGAACGTGTGGACGATTTTGCAGATGCAGGCATTGCTGCGTCCGGCAAGCGAGCAACAAGCCGCCGCTTGGGGGGATTCGACGACGGCAACCGCGGCCGAGGCTCCTGTGACCGTCAAGAAGCATCTCGTGTCCATCGCCCACGCGATCATCGGTCCGTTCAACCGGATCATGGATCAAATGGGGCTGGGCGACAGCCTGCTGGTCAAGCTCCGGCCAAAGTGA
- the rfbA gene encoding glucose-1-phosphate thymidylyltransferase RfbA: MLRRGIVLAGGTGSRLFPMTSAVSKQLLPIYDKPMIYYSLSTLLLSDIREILLISTPRDVPLFRELLGDGSRLGIRLEFAVQQRPAGLAEAFLIGESFLDSAPSALVLGDNVFYGEGFSDHLSSASRRGVGATIFSYPVQNPRDFGVVVFDEHGRATDIEEKPEKPKSSSAVVGLYFYDERAPRFARTLTPSARGELEITDLNRRYLETRELYVEQLGRGFAWLDTGTCASMLDATNFVATLQRRQGLRIACLEEIAFRKGWITKTELAAAAARFGASEYGAYLLELPLFM; encoded by the coding sequence ATGTTGCGCCGGGGTATCGTGCTGGCCGGGGGAACGGGCTCACGTCTTTTCCCGATGACATCGGCAGTGAGCAAGCAGCTGCTTCCGATCTATGACAAGCCGATGATCTACTACTCGCTCTCGACGCTGTTGCTGAGCGATATCCGCGAGATATTGCTCATCTCGACGCCGCGCGACGTTCCCCTGTTTCGCGAGCTCTTGGGCGATGGATCTCGCCTGGGTATCCGTCTCGAGTTCGCTGTTCAGCAGCGGCCGGCCGGGCTTGCCGAGGCATTCCTGATTGGCGAAAGTTTCCTGGATAGTGCTCCCAGTGCGTTGGTCCTGGGCGACAACGTTTTCTATGGCGAAGGCTTCTCGGATCACCTGAGCAGCGCGAGCAGACGCGGAGTTGGCGCGACCATCTTCAGCTATCCGGTGCAAAATCCGCGTGACTTCGGCGTCGTGGTCTTCGATGAGCATGGCCGTGCGACCGACATCGAGGAAAAGCCGGAAAAGCCTAAATCAAGTTCCGCAGTGGTTGGTCTCTATTTTTACGACGAGCGAGCGCCACGCTTTGCGCGGACGCTGACGCCTTCGGCGCGCGGCGAACTGGAAATCACCGACCTGAACCGGCGATACCTCGAGACGCGTGAGCTTTACGTCGAGCAGCTCGGTCGAGGCTTTGCATGGCTCGACACCGGAACCTGCGCGTCGATGCTCGATGCGACAAACTTCGTTGCGACGTTGCAGAGGCGGCAGGGACTGCGGATCGCCTGCCTCGAGGAAATCGCGTTCCGCAAGGGCTGGATCACCAAAACGGAACTCGCGGCCGCGGCAGCTCGATTTGGCGCTAGCGAATACGGCGCCTACCTGCTCGAGCTGCCTTTGTTCATGTGA
- a CDS encoding DegT/DnrJ/EryC1/StrS family aminotransferase gives MQATVVPLASPRRDVARYEADLIEVTRRVIASGSYIGGPELDALEKGLARSIGTEAVTGVGSGTDALIFAMQAAGVSRGDEVIVPSHTAGPSVAAINALPATPVFVDVEFDTACIDVNCVAAAIGRRTKAILAVHLYGHPARIDELVRLAADRGVSVIEDCAQAQGARLMDRPVGSFGRFGCFSFYPTKNLGAIGDAGAVAGSAAGVSLVRQLRTYGWREPQFAEIPGGRCSRLDELQAGFLNVRLKGLDEDVRARREIARAYNERLAGLPIALPVEHKGAYHAYHLFVIKSDRRDALKEHLAKSGVMTSIHYPFPAHRQPGLAAGSRTEGTLDVTDRLQQQILSLPIFATMSRGEVDRVAEAVRGFFGD, from the coding sequence ATGCAAGCCACCGTCGTTCCTTTGGCCAGCCCTCGTCGTGATGTTGCGCGCTATGAGGCCGATCTCATCGAGGTGACGCGTCGTGTCATTGCCTCGGGCAGCTACATTGGTGGCCCCGAGCTTGATGCATTGGAGAAAGGGCTCGCGCGCTCGATTGGGACGGAGGCGGTGACCGGCGTCGGCAGTGGCACCGACGCCTTGATCTTTGCGATGCAAGCGGCCGGCGTCTCCCGTGGAGACGAGGTCATCGTTCCCTCGCATACGGCTGGTCCGAGTGTAGCCGCGATCAACGCGCTGCCTGCCACGCCCGTTTTCGTCGATGTCGAGTTCGATACGGCCTGCATCGATGTGAACTGCGTTGCGGCCGCGATCGGCCGGCGAACCAAGGCGATCCTTGCCGTTCACCTCTACGGTCATCCGGCTCGGATCGACGAATTGGTCCGGTTGGCTGCGGATCGCGGGGTTTCGGTTATCGAGGATTGCGCCCAGGCGCAAGGCGCGCGCCTGATGGACAGGCCGGTCGGCTCCTTCGGCCGGTTTGGGTGCTTCTCGTTTTATCCGACCAAGAATCTCGGCGCGATCGGAGACGCAGGCGCGGTCGCAGGCTCTGCCGCCGGCGTAAGCCTCGTCCGTCAACTGCGGACCTATGGCTGGCGAGAGCCGCAGTTCGCGGAAATTCCCGGTGGACGCTGCTCGCGCCTCGACGAGTTGCAGGCTGGCTTCCTGAATGTGCGGCTCAAGGGGCTGGATGAGGATGTTCGGGCGCGCCGCGAGATCGCGCGCGCCTACAACGAACGCCTGGCGGGTTTGCCGATCGCGCTGCCCGTCGAGCACAAGGGCGCCTATCACGCCTACCATTTGTTCGTCATCAAGTCGGACCGCCGCGACGCCCTCAAGGAACATCTGGCGAAGTCGGGTGTGATGACCAGCATCCACTATCCATTCCCGGCGCATCGCCAGCCCGGGCTTGCCGCCGGCAGCCGCACCGAAGGGACGTTGGATGTGACGGACAGGCTGCAGCAGCAGATCCTCAGTCTTCCAATCTTCGCTACGATGTCGCGTGGCGAAGTGGATCGGGTCGCCGAAGCCGTGCGCGGATTCTTTGGGGACTAG
- a CDS encoding FdtA/QdtA family cupin domain-containing protein, whose protein sequence is MSSGRTANALSRVTRGSAKLVGDDRGTLGVVDLVGHAPFVPVRIFWISDVPAGKVRGGHAHKACSQFVVCLHGRVVVDAFDGTANERFVLEAGDFINLVPGIFATEEFVEPGSLLLVVCDRPYEAHDYIHDKDALKPD, encoded by the coding sequence ATGTCGAGCGGCCGGACAGCCAATGCCTTGAGCAGGGTCACGCGTGGAAGCGCCAAGCTGGTTGGCGATGATCGCGGCACGTTGGGCGTGGTCGACCTGGTCGGGCACGCGCCTTTCGTGCCGGTGCGCATCTTCTGGATCTCGGATGTTCCGGCGGGAAAGGTACGGGGAGGGCATGCGCACAAGGCGTGCAGCCAGTTTGTCGTTTGCCTTCACGGCAGGGTCGTGGTCGATGCCTTCGACGGAACCGCAAACGAGCGCTTTGTGCTCGAGGCCGGCGATTTCATCAATCTGGTTCCGGGAATCTTCGCGACCGAAGAGTTCGTCGAACCGGGCTCGCTGCTGCTGGTCGTCTGTGATCGGCCCTACGAGGCGCACGATTATATCCACGACAAGGACGCCCTGAAGCCTGATTGA
- a CDS encoding glycosyltransferase translates to MRIVFVDTYYRRFLGEHYARNSQLASESYALQHRSLIEARFGTSDFYTKHLKDLGCEAFDLIANCVPLQAAWLRENGRNARLFHYAAPHRFYRLPILGHVVAALPGLLSTVLEQVRSLRPDVLYCHDLSLFPSWFLGRIRKHVKLVVGQIAYALPPDSFVGGYDLILTSFPHFVDRIKAKGVDSEYFRLGFDRRMSAGFDGIPRDIEFSFVGALGRSHGSALPLLERLCRETPIRIYGYGIDGVPGNSPIRERYEGEVWGLDMYRILARSRVTLNRHIGVAENFANNMRLYEATGMGALLLTERKDNLSDLFVPGEEVEIYSGPDDAVEKVSSLLRDTERCARIAAAGQARTLMEHTYRERMKELMLILERRIVT, encoded by the coding sequence ATGCGCATCGTTTTTGTCGATACCTATTACAGGCGCTTCCTGGGGGAGCACTACGCGCGCAATTCTCAGCTTGCGAGCGAGAGTTATGCGCTACAGCATCGCTCGTTGATCGAGGCCCGCTTCGGGACGTCGGATTTCTACACGAAGCACCTCAAGGACCTCGGCTGCGAAGCCTTTGACCTGATCGCGAATTGCGTTCCCCTTCAGGCCGCCTGGCTGAGGGAAAATGGCCGCAACGCGAGGCTATTTCACTACGCGGCGCCGCACCGGTTCTACCGTCTTCCAATCCTCGGCCACGTCGTGGCCGCACTGCCCGGTCTTCTCAGCACGGTACTTGAGCAGGTGCGCTCGCTGCGGCCGGATGTGCTGTATTGTCACGACCTGTCGCTGTTTCCGAGCTGGTTTCTCGGCAGGATCCGCAAGCACGTCAAGCTGGTGGTCGGGCAGATTGCCTATGCTTTGCCGCCGGACAGCTTCGTCGGGGGATACGATCTCATTCTGACCTCGTTTCCGCATTTCGTGGATCGCATCAAGGCGAAGGGAGTCGATTCGGAATATTTTCGCCTGGGTTTCGACCGCCGAATGTCGGCTGGCTTCGACGGGATTCCGAGGGATATCGAGTTTTCTTTCGTCGGCGCTCTCGGCCGGAGCCATGGGTCCGCGCTTCCGCTTCTGGAACGACTTTGCCGCGAAACGCCGATAAGGATTTACGGCTACGGCATAGATGGCGTGCCAGGCAATTCGCCGATCCGGGAGCGATATGAGGGCGAGGTCTGGGGTCTCGACATGTACCGGATCCTGGCGCGCAGCAGGGTGACGCTCAACCGGCACATCGGCGTCGCGGAAAATTTCGCCAACAACATGCGTTTGTATGAAGCGACGGGCATGGGAGCTCTGTTGCTGACTGAACGGAAGGACAATCTGAGCGATCTGTTTGTGCCGGGCGAGGAAGTCGAGATCTATTCCGGTCCCGACGACGCAGTCGAGAAAGTCTCCTCTCTCCTGCGTGATACCGAGCGTTGCGCCAGGATTGCAGCCGCCGGGCAAGCTCGCACGTTGATGGAGCACACCTATCGCGAGCGCATGAAGGAATTGATGCTGATCCTCGAGCGGCGCATTGTGACATGA
- a CDS encoding class I SAM-dependent methyltransferase, whose product MKLPRTIRQIGKRVIKSSPFLRRHIMTSSDYRVLSGRDEARQLMRSSSGWLAARTVARQERAYRGLIADMKRGRPRIDFEVAAKAIAATGIERPRVIEIGCGTGSYSEVLATMLPGAIDYRGMDYSEAMIARARMHHSGRRFDVGDATRLPYGDRSFDVAFNGVALMHIIDYEAAIHEAARVAERYCILHGVPVFHDHATTFLTKLAYGAPVVEVIFDKRELLAICNAAGLRLEAEWSGIPYDVHEVTGHHSVSETYLFAVKREQ is encoded by the coding sequence TTGAAGCTGCCCCGCACCATCCGGCAAATCGGCAAGCGCGTGATCAAATCGTCGCCGTTCTTGCGACGCCACATCATGACCTCGAGCGACTATCGCGTGCTGAGCGGCCGCGACGAAGCCAGGCAACTGATGCGGTCATCCAGCGGCTGGCTCGCCGCCCGCACCGTCGCGCGGCAGGAACGCGCCTATCGCGGCTTGATTGCCGACATGAAGCGCGGCCGGCCCCGGATTGATTTCGAGGTCGCGGCCAAGGCCATCGCCGCCACCGGAATCGAGCGTCCGCGGGTCATCGAGATCGGCTGCGGGACCGGCAGCTACTCGGAAGTCCTTGCAACAATGCTCCCCGGCGCGATCGACTATCGCGGCATGGACTACTCGGAGGCCATGATCGCCCGCGCCAGGATGCATCATTCCGGCCGCCGATTTGACGTTGGAGATGCGACGAGATTGCCCTACGGCGACCGATCGTTCGACGTTGCGTTCAATGGCGTCGCCCTGATGCACATCATCGATTACGAAGCAGCGATCCACGAAGCAGCCCGGGTCGCGGAGCGCTACTGCATTTTGCACGGCGTCCCGGTGTTTCACGACCACGCGACGACCTTCCTCACGAAACTTGCCTATGGGGCCCCGGTCGTGGAGGTCATCTTCGACAAGCGCGAATTGCTCGCCATCTGCAACGCAGCAGGCTTGCGGCTGGAGGCGGAGTGGTCCGGAATTCCCTACGACGTGCATGAGGTGACTGGCCATCACTCGGTCAGCGAAACCTATCTTTTCGCGGTCAAGCGGGAGCAGTAA
- the rfbB gene encoding dTDP-glucose 4,6-dehydratase: MANILITGGAGFIGQNLVHTWRKMRPDDRLTVIDAMTYAANITSLEPLIASRQINFVKGSINDGALLRELFDQHQFTRVVHLAAESHVDRSIEDPEAFLTTNVLGTFTLLKTSLDFWRAKKVLDQARFLHVSTDEVYGSLNADEPAFCETTPYRPNSPYAASKAASDHLVRSFEVTYGLPALITNCSNNYGPYQHPEKLIPLMIVHALEGKALPIYGDGSNIRDWLHVSEHCEALIAVIERGRVGETYNVGGDNEQNNRNLVGLICETIDRVFAKDSKLKERFPGCPAAGDRSCRSLITFVTDRPGHDHRYAINATKLANELGKPCSVDFAAGLEQTVRWYIENEAWWRAVINGGYRTWIETNYGYRSAV; the protein is encoded by the coding sequence ATGGCCAACATTCTGATCACCGGGGGTGCCGGATTCATCGGGCAGAATCTGGTTCACACCTGGCGCAAGATGCGCCCGGACGACCGTCTCACCGTCATCGACGCCATGACCTACGCTGCCAACATCACCAGCCTCGAACCTCTGATCGCGAGCCGCCAGATCAACTTCGTCAAGGGCTCGATCAATGATGGGGCATTGCTGCGCGAGCTGTTCGATCAGCACCAGTTCACCCGCGTCGTGCACCTGGCCGCAGAGTCTCATGTGGACCGCTCGATCGAGGATCCCGAGGCATTTCTCACGACGAATGTGCTCGGCACGTTCACCCTGCTCAAGACGTCGCTTGATTTCTGGCGCGCGAAGAAGGTCCTCGACCAGGCGCGCTTCCTCCATGTCTCGACCGACGAGGTCTATGGCTCATTGAACGCGGACGAGCCGGCCTTCTGCGAAACCACTCCGTACCGGCCAAATTCGCCATACGCGGCCAGCAAGGCCGCAAGCGATCACCTGGTCCGCTCGTTCGAGGTCACCTACGGGCTGCCGGCACTGATCACGAATTGCTCGAACAACTACGGTCCATATCAGCATCCCGAAAAGCTCATCCCGCTGATGATTGTCCATGCATTGGAGGGAAAGGCACTTCCAATCTATGGCGACGGCTCGAACATCCGCGATTGGCTGCATGTCTCGGAACATTGCGAGGCGCTCATCGCAGTGATCGAGCGCGGACGCGTCGGGGAGACCTACAATGTCGGCGGCGACAACGAGCAGAACAATCGCAACCTCGTGGGCTTGATCTGCGAGACGATCGATCGCGTCTTTGCCAAGGACTCCAAACTCAAAGAGCGATTCCCGGGCTGCCCGGCGGCCGGCGATCGATCCTGCCGATCGCTGATCACGTTCGTGACCGACCGGCCGGGGCATGACCATCGTTACGCGATCAATGCGACCAAGCTTGCCAACGAACTTGGTAAGCCCTGCAGCGTCGATTTTGCCGCCGGCCTGGAGCAGACGGTTCGCTGGTACATCGAGAACGAGGCATGGTGGCGCGCCGTGATCAACGGCGGCTACCGGACCTGGATCGAGACGAACTACGGATATCGATCTGCGGTCTAG